A genome region from Triticum aestivum cultivar Chinese Spring chromosome 2B, IWGSC CS RefSeq v2.1, whole genome shotgun sequence includes the following:
- the LOC123042365 gene encoding uncharacterized protein: protein MRRHYFVRDVPPPSSVPPRGRLAALFCFLFLAGHSPFCSILWRALSLAGCGGWPPDAMESSPHLPWRVYLAAVMVYLRRSPPRYSLFMMLTLGTCYRDIQHLSHLPDRMFVFVDISLRTVQISV from the exons ATGCGCCGCCATTACTTCGTCCGCGATgtcccgccgccgtcctccgtccCGCCGCGAGGAAGATTGGCCGCCCTTTTTTGCTTCCTTTTCTTGGCCGGCCACTCCCCCTTCTGTTCTATCCTCTGGCGCGCCCTTTCGCTGGCTGGCTGTGGTGGATGGCCCCCAGATGCTATGGAATCCTCTCCCCACCTCCCTTGGCG AGTTTATCTCGCCGCAGTCATGGTGTACCTAAGAAGATCTCCTCCAAGGTACAGCCTCTTTATGATGCTCACCCTAGGAACATGCTATCGAGACATTCAGCACCTGTCTCACCTCCCAGATCGCATGTTCGTATTCGTGGACATCTCTCTGCGCACCGTACAAATATCTGTGTGA